TTCGCTCCTTGATCCAGCAGGTAACGAATTGTCGGCAGGGTCGCGGATATCCGGGTATCGTCTGTTATTTTTCCTGCTTCATCCAAGGGGACGTTAAAGTCAACCCGTACGAGTACCCTTTTTTCTCTCACATCAAGATCCTTGATCGTCTTTAAGTTAAATTTGCCTCTCAATCTCCTGGCTACAATCGCTTTCGGACTCATTATAAACCCCCCACCTTTCTCAAAACCCGTGTTAACTTCCTGCACTTTTTGCTAAAGTCCCTTGGCGGCAATGAATTTCGCGCAATCCACCACCCGGCAGGAATAACCCCACTCATTATCGTACCAGGCAAATACCTTGACCATCGTCTCCTCCATGACGAGGGTGCAGGGGCCGTCCACGATGGCCGAGTGGGAATCCCCGTTAAAGTCGCGCGAAACAAGGGGCTCGTCAGTATAGGCAAGGATCCCTTTCAGGCTGCCGGCAGCAGCCTCTTGAAAAGCGGCATTCACCGTCTCGACGGTCGCAGGTTTTTCTACTTCCGCGACAAAATCCACCAACGAAACATTGGGTGTTGGAACGCGGACGGCGATCCCCGTGAGTTTCCCTTTTAATTCGGGGAGTACAAGGGTCACCGCCTTTGCCGCCCCGGTTGTGGTGGGAATCATGGAAAGGGCGGCGGCGCGCGCCCGGCGCAGGTCGCTGTGGGCTAAATCCAGGACGCGCTGGTCGTTGGTATAGGAGTGGGTCGTCGTCATCAGCCCACGTTTTACCACAAAACGTTCATGCAGGACCTTGACAACCGGTGCAAGGCAGTTGGTAGTACAGGAGGCATTG
The Bacillota bacterium DNA segment above includes these coding regions:
- the gap gene encoding type I glyceraldehyde-3-phosphate dehydrogenase, translating into MAVKVGINGFGRIGRLVLRAALEHPELDVVALNDLTDARTNAHLFKYDSVHGTFHGTVEAKDGEITVNGKNIKVFGERDPKNLPWRDLGVEIVVEATGVFRDKQKVAGHLSAGAKKAIITAPAKNEDITMVMGVNEHLYDSARHHIISNASCTTNCLAPVVKVLHERFVVKRGLMTTTHSYTNDQRVLDLAHSDLRRARAAALSMIPTTTGAAKAVTLVLPELKGKLTGIAVRVPTPNVSLVDFVAEVEKPATVETVNAAFQEAAAGSLKGILAYTDEPLVSRDFNGDSHSAIVDGPCTLVMEETMVKVFAWYDNEWGYSCRVVDCAKFIAAKGL